A window from Hallerella porci encodes these proteins:
- the ilvC gene encoding ketol-acid reductoisomerase yields the protein MNYFNTLPLRKKIEELGHCRFMEASEFSRGTEALKGKKIVIIGCGAQGLHQGLDLRDSGLDVSYALRDSAIQEKRASFKNATENGFKVGTYKELIPSADLVCNLTPDKQHHNVIPQIMPLMKKGAVLSYSHGFNIIEEGQQIRDDITVIMCAPKGPGSEVRAEYVRGFGMPCLIAVQADHDPEGKGWDYAKAYAAGLHADRAGVLESSFIAEVKSDLMGEQTILCGMLQTGTLLGFDKMVSEGIEPGYAAKLLQYGWETVSEALKHGGITNMMDRLSNPAKIRAYELSLELKKIMTDLYRRHQDDIISGEFSSTMMKDWEAGDKDLLTWREETGKTAFEKTAASDAKITEQEYFDRGVLMVAMIKAGSELAFETMTASGMKPMSAYYETLHEIPLIANLIARKKLYEMNRVISDTAEYGCYLFANRCIPLLQDFMKKITKEDLGEVYGAGKGNGVDNVKLIAVNKGIRQHPTEIIGAWLREHMTGMAEIAVATK from the coding sequence ATGAACTACTTCAATACACTCCCTCTCCGCAAGAAGATCGAAGAACTTGGTCATTGCCGTTTTATGGAAGCTTCTGAATTCTCTCGTGGAACCGAAGCTCTTAAGGGCAAGAAAATTGTGATTATCGGTTGCGGTGCTCAGGGCCTTCATCAGGGTCTTGACCTTCGCGATAGCGGTTTGGATGTATCTTACGCACTCCGCGATTCTGCAATTCAAGAAAAGCGCGCATCTTTCAAGAATGCGACGGAAAATGGTTTTAAGGTAGGTACTTACAAGGAACTCATTCCGAGTGCAGACCTCGTTTGCAACCTCACACCGGATAAGCAGCATCACAATGTGATTCCGCAGATTATGCCGCTTATGAAGAAGGGTGCAGTTCTTTCTTACAGCCACGGCTTCAACATCATCGAAGAAGGTCAACAGATTCGCGATGATATCACCGTGATTATGTGTGCTCCGAAGGGTCCGGGTTCCGAAGTGCGTGCAGAATATGTTCGCGGATTCGGCATGCCGTGCCTCATCGCTGTCCAAGCGGACCACGATCCAGAAGGCAAGGGTTGGGATTATGCAAAGGCTTACGCTGCTGGTCTTCATGCAGACCGCGCCGGCGTTCTCGAAAGCTCTTTCATCGCCGAAGTCAAGTCCGACTTGATGGGCGAACAGACCATTCTCTGCGGTATGCTCCAGACCGGAACTCTCCTCGGCTTCGATAAGATGGTTTCCGAAGGCATTGAACCGGGTTATGCAGCAAAGCTCCTCCAATACGGTTGGGAAACTGTTTCCGAAGCTTTGAAGCACGGTGGCATCACGAATATGATGGATCGTCTTTCGAATCCGGCAAAGATTCGCGCTTACGAACTTTCCTTGGAATTGAAGAAGATTATGACCGACCTTTATCGCCGTCACCAAGACGACATTATCTCGGGCGAATTCTCTTCGACGATGATGAAAGACTGGGAAGCAGGCGACAAGGATTTGCTCACTTGGCGTGAAGAAACGGGTAAGACCGCTTTCGAAAAGACCGCTGCTTCGGACGCAAAGATTACCGAACAAGAATACTTTGACCGCGGCGTTCTCATGGTCGCTATGATCAAGGCTGGTTCGGAACTTGCATTCGAAACGATGACCGCTTCGGGCATGAAGCCGATGAGCGCTTACTATGAAACCCTTCACGAAATTCCGCTGATTGCAAACCTCATCGCGCGCAAGAAGCTCTATGAAATGAACCGCGTCATTAGCGATACCGCTGAATACGGCTGCTACCTCTTCGCAAACCGCTGCATTCCTCTCCTCCAAGACTTCATGAAGAAGATTACGAAGGAAGACCTCGGCGAAGTTTACGGTGCAGGCAAGGGCAACGGTGTCGATAACGTGAAACTCATCGCAGTGAACAAGGGCATTCGTCAGCATCCGACCGAAATCATCGGTGCATGGCTCCGCGAACACATGACTGGCATGGCAGAAATTGCCGTGGCAACCAAGTAA
- the hisC gene encoding histidinol-phosphate transaminase, translated as MIETRPELKNISDYVPGKSIEEICEQYGLKSAVKLASNENPLGPSPKAQKAFCEMASQLHLYPRGNAPHLISAIAKKFGVNTNQIVLGNGSDEIIDMVGKAFLQPGDECIGIRTTFSVYSATADLYGAKFISVAAGEERPALDLYLQALTPKTRAIFICNPNNPTGFYYSEKELLDFLQKVPQNVLVFLDEAYSEFATAPDYPKLISKLAEFPNLLLNRTFSKIYGLAGLRIGYAFSSPEIIAAIWKVKPPFDVNLPAQAAATAALSDENHIQQSIALTVSGAQFLTENFAKLGFSVLPTQANFICVHIGENCKQLTEFLERNGMIVRYLKSFGLPESIRVTIGKPEENQLLIDLVQKWKEECQLAK; from the coding sequence ATGATTGAAACACGTCCAGAATTAAAAAATATCTCCGATTACGTTCCCGGAAAATCCATTGAAGAAATCTGCGAACAATACGGATTAAAAAGTGCAGTGAAACTTGCGTCCAACGAAAATCCGCTCGGACCGTCACCGAAAGCGCAAAAGGCATTTTGCGAAATGGCTTCGCAGTTGCATCTTTATCCGCGCGGAAATGCGCCGCATTTAATTTCGGCGATTGCAAAAAAATTCGGCGTGAACACAAATCAAATCGTCCTCGGCAATGGCTCCGACGAAATCATCGATATGGTGGGGAAAGCTTTCTTGCAGCCAGGCGATGAATGCATCGGCATCCGAACGACTTTCTCTGTTTACAGCGCAACCGCAGATTTATACGGGGCAAAATTTATTTCGGTCGCCGCGGGCGAAGAACGTCCTGCGTTAGATCTTTATCTTCAAGCGTTAACGCCGAAGACGCGCGCCATTTTCATTTGCAATCCGAATAATCCCACCGGATTTTATTACAGCGAAAAAGAACTTCTCGACTTTCTTCAAAAAGTGCCGCAGAATGTTCTCGTTTTCTTGGACGAAGCGTATTCGGAATTTGCGACGGCGCCAGATTATCCGAAGCTCATTTCGAAACTCGCAGAATTTCCGAATTTGCTTTTGAATCGCACATTCAGTAAAATTTACGGACTCGCGGGACTGCGCATCGGTTATGCGTTTTCTAGTCCCGAAATCATCGCGGCGATTTGGAAAGTGAAACCGCCTTTCGATGTGAATTTACCTGCGCAAGCGGCGGCAACGGCTGCGCTTTCCGATGAAAATCACATTCAACAATCGATTGCTTTGACGGTTTCTGGTGCGCAATTTTTGACGGAAAATTTTGCCAAGCTCGGCTTTTCCGTTCTCCCGACGCAGGCGAATTTCATCTGCGTGCATATCGGCGAAAATTGCAAACAGTTGACGGAATTTTTGGAACGAAACGGCATGATCGTGCGCTACTTAAAAAGTTTCGGCCTCCCCGAATCTATCCGCGTAACGATTGGAAAGCCCGAAGAAAATCAACTGCTGATCGATCTCGTTCAAAAGTGGAAAGAAGAATGTCAACTTGCGAAGTAA
- a CDS encoding inositol monophosphatase family protein: MSTCEVKELEQIAMRAASAAEKVILSHFDSDLAVEWKPDNTPVTIVDKGAEEALRKVFAQETPHFGVIGEEFGIENPEAEYKWVFDPIDGTKSFIRGVPLFGTLIGLYHRGEPLVGIINLPAQRKMLHAAKGCGAFVGERRVYTSKVEHLSDALVLSGTVNTFDEMHLGKEFEAYRKSAKLYRGWGDCYGYFLVATGRAEAMVDPVVSLWDIAAFPAIFAEAGGSFSLLDGTTALFDANGKPTRPIHEGYNAKATNGKIESVFAR; encoded by the coding sequence ATGTCAACTTGCGAAGTAAAAGAATTAGAACAAATCGCGATGCGCGCTGCATCGGCTGCGGAAAAAGTGATTCTTTCGCATTTTGATTCCGATTTAGCGGTGGAATGGAAACCGGACAATACGCCGGTAACAATCGTAGATAAAGGTGCCGAAGAAGCTTTGCGAAAAGTCTTTGCCCAAGAAACGCCGCACTTCGGCGTCATCGGCGAAGAATTTGGCATTGAAAATCCCGAAGCCGAATATAAATGGGTTTTCGATCCGATTGATGGCACAAAATCTTTTATCCGCGGCGTTCCTCTTTTTGGAACTCTTATCGGGCTTTATCATCGGGGCGAACCGCTCGTCGGCATTATCAATCTTCCGGCGCAACGAAAAATGTTGCATGCGGCAAAAGGCTGTGGCGCTTTTGTCGGAGAACGTCGCGTTTATACGTCAAAAGTCGAACACCTGAGCGATGCGCTTGTGCTTTCGGGAACGGTCAATACTTTTGACGAAATGCATCTCGGCAAAGAATTTGAAGCGTATCGCAAATCCGCAAAACTTTACCGCGGTTGGGGCGATTGCTACGGTTACTTCTTAGTCGCCACGGGTCGCGCCGAAGCAATGGTTGATCCCGTCGTTTCGCTGTGGGACATCGCTGCGTTTCCTGCAATTTTTGCTGAAGCTGGTGGAAGTTTCTCGCTTTTGGATGGAACGACTGCGCTCTTCGATGCAAACGGAAAACCGACGCGTCCCATTCACGAAGGTTATAACGCCAAAGCGACAAACGGAAAAATCGAATCCGTTTTCGCTCGCTAA
- a CDS encoding DNA internalization-related competence protein ComEC/Rec2, which produces MRFDEFRKFLSPLSERPALAAFFAATLLLTSAEFPLYGIAFMPILVLALWAFPAFSRRISLAVLLFFVIRLWISSFFSANEPAFPKNLPQEGSGFVESVIDRPEGVAVIVESENGKFRLSKKQAPFPMPGDSIQFTAKWFPIEPPTLPGGFDSPKWLKSQGLAGFGKLESFQVISHRFVLEKAFSAFRRHLKNYFGKYLSPAESGLLIGLLAGDRSNIPDALQSGFRRAGIVHVLAISGFHVVLLSGMILLLLKATRMPHRAASLCAIFLMLIYAPAAGGSPAVLRAVFMFSVVQCGLLFERKADSLNSLGVALLILTAVHPDVIWNVGFQLSASATAGIIAYGKRNPLTTKNEFLRKNKIWNFLENYVFAAVWITLVATASTAPFLIWSFHSLSPISIVGNIFVVPLVSLGMQAGVFALLLPIPVCAEAFCAAAGFLFRLSAFLVGKISAVTLASVTAGPFPIWILLLIGLVVLSLGKFRENFWVRRIVLISLCLFGGYFLYTALSPKISPSWEVTVLDIGQGDCILVKSPKGNAYLVDAGVNSGKRNVANDKIIPYLQNEGIWKLKGIIITHPDLDHFSGAEVLLREFPVENLWIQECARFTEKPEWMRVLSTATIRNVAIQDLRRGMIFREEFYANPEEKIPWEMRVLHPDPTQCGETNSESITLRIEGVGGSMLLTGDLTKEGEAEILQTDIALKTDILKLGHHGSKTSSSREFLEAVQPEIAIASNGKHNRFRHPHKVVVERLDSLKIPLLNTSKVGTVFVHFNESGHQIYSTANSDFSE; this is translated from the coding sequence ATGCGATTCGATGAATTTCGAAAATTTTTAAGCCCGCTCTCAGAAAGACCCGCTCTCGCAGCCTTTTTTGCGGCGACATTGCTTCTCACTTCCGCAGAATTTCCGCTCTACGGCATCGCGTTTATGCCAATTCTTGTGCTTGCGCTGTGGGCGTTCCCCGCTTTTTCGCGGCGAATTTCGCTTGCGGTGCTGCTCTTTTTTGTGATTCGACTGTGGATTTCGTCATTTTTTAGCGCAAACGAGCCCGCTTTTCCCAAAAATCTTCCGCAGGAAGGTTCTGGTTTCGTCGAATCGGTCATCGATCGCCCCGAAGGCGTCGCCGTAATCGTAGAAAGCGAAAACGGAAAATTCCGCTTATCCAAAAAGCAAGCGCCCTTTCCTATGCCCGGAGATTCGATTCAATTTACTGCGAAATGGTTTCCGATTGAGCCGCCGACACTTCCCGGGGGATTTGATTCGCCCAAATGGTTAAAAAGTCAAGGACTTGCGGGCTTTGGAAAATTGGAATCCTTTCAAGTGATTTCGCATCGCTTCGTCTTGGAAAAAGCATTTTCAGCATTCCGCAGGCATTTAAAAAATTACTTTGGTAAGTATCTTTCGCCCGCAGAATCGGGACTTTTAATCGGGCTTTTGGCCGGCGACCGTTCGAATATTCCCGATGCGCTCCAAAGCGGATTTCGCCGCGCAGGAATTGTCCACGTTCTCGCCATCAGCGGATTCCATGTGGTTTTACTTTCGGGAATGATTTTATTGCTTTTAAAAGCGACGCGGATGCCGCACCGAGCAGCAAGTCTTTGCGCCATTTTTTTGATGCTCATTTACGCGCCCGCAGCCGGCGGCTCGCCCGCTGTTCTTCGTGCGGTCTTTATGTTTTCGGTCGTGCAATGCGGACTTCTTTTCGAACGCAAAGCGGACTCGCTCAATTCTTTAGGCGTTGCGCTTTTGATTTTAACCGCCGTTCATCCCGATGTCATTTGGAATGTCGGATTCCAACTTTCGGCGTCCGCCACCGCAGGGATTATCGCTTACGGAAAACGAAATCCGTTGACGACAAAAAATGAATTTTTGCGGAAAAATAAAATTTGGAATTTTTTAGAAAATTATGTTTTCGCAGCCGTTTGGATTACTTTGGTTGCGACCGCTTCGACTGCGCCATTTCTCATTTGGTCGTTTCATTCGCTTTCACCGATTTCAATCGTCGGAAATATTTTCGTGGTACCGCTCGTAAGTCTCGGCATGCAAGCGGGAGTTTTTGCGTTACTACTTCCGATTCCTGTTTGCGCCGAAGCGTTTTGCGCTGCCGCGGGATTTCTCTTTCGGCTTTCGGCATTTCTCGTCGGGAAAATTTCTGCGGTTACATTAGCGTCGGTCACGGCGGGGCCTTTCCCCATTTGGATTCTTCTTTTAATTGGGCTTGTGGTGCTTTCGCTCGGTAAATTCCGCGAAAATTTTTGGGTCCGAAGAATCGTTCTCATTTCGCTTTGCCTTTTTGGAGGCTATTTCCTTTACACCGCACTTTCGCCCAAAATTTCTCCGTCTTGGGAAGTGACCGTTTTGGATATCGGACAAGGCGATTGCATTTTAGTCAAAAGCCCAAAAGGAAATGCCTATTTGGTCGATGCCGGCGTCAATTCGGGCAAACGCAATGTCGCAAACGATAAAATTATTCCGTATTTGCAAAACGAAGGAATTTGGAAACTCAAAGGCATTATTATTACGCATCCCGATTTGGATCATTTTAGTGGCGCCGAAGTTTTGCTCCGCGAATTTCCCGTAGAAAATCTTTGGATTCAAGAATGCGCCCGCTTTACCGAAAAGCCAGAATGGATGCGCGTCCTTTCGACAGCGACTATTCGCAATGTCGCCATTCAAGATTTGCGGCGCGGGATGATTTTCCGCGAAGAATTTTATGCCAATCCAGAAGAAAAAATTCCGTGGGAAATGCGCGTTTTGCATCCCGACCCTACGCAATGCGGAGAAACCAATTCCGAAAGCATTACCCTTCGCATCGAAGGCGTCGGCGGTTCGATGCTTTTAACGGGCGACCTCACCAAAGAAGGCGAAGCGGAAATTTTGCAAACCGATATTGCGCTTAAAACCGACATATTAAAACTCGGGCATCACGGTTCAAAGACTTCGAGTTCGCGGGAATTTTTAGAAGCGGTTCAACCCGAAATAGCGATTGCATCCAATGGAAAACACAACCGTTTTCGTCATCCGCACAAAGTCGTCGTCGAACGTTTGGACAGTTTGAAAATTCCGCTGCTCAATACATCCAAAGTCGGCACTGTTTTTGTGCATTTTAATGAAAGCGGGCATCAAATTTACAGCACCGCGAATTCGGATTTTTCGGAATGA